The Arachis ipaensis cultivar K30076 chromosome B07, Araip1.1, whole genome shotgun sequence genome includes a window with the following:
- the LOC107608261 gene encoding zinc finger BED domain-containing protein RICESLEEPER 2-like: MEDDVEDNIPGFDILRWWKLKSMKYYALAHMARDLLAIPVFTVSSKSAFSTSGHVLDQFRSSLSPSTVESLICAQNWLKTQEKMYDLKQELEDQEKLELELSALTISNQAIGVDVVYNNLRSQLLS; encoded by the exons atggaagatgatgtggaggatAACATTCCCGGTTTTGACATTTTGCGTTGGTGGAAATTGAAATCAATGAAGTATTATGCTCTTGCTCACATGGCTAGGGATTTGTTGGCTATTCCTGTCTTTACCGTGTCTTCTAAGTCGGCATTTAGTACTAGTGGTCATGTGCTTGACCAATTTAGAAGCTCATTAAGTCCTTCTACTGTTGAGTCTCTAATTTGCGCACAAAATTGGTTGAAGACTCAAGAGAAGATGTATGACTTAAAGCAAGAACTTGAAGACCAAGAAAAACTTGAATTAG AGCTCTCAGCTTTAACAATATCTAATCAAGCCATTGGAGTTGATGTTGTTTACAACAATTTGAG GTCACAACTCCTCTCTTGA